The following are encoded together in the Scomber scombrus chromosome 7, fScoSco1.1, whole genome shotgun sequence genome:
- the LOC133983846 gene encoding C-type lectin domain family 4 member G-like, giving the protein MNRNTQTLTVASTNPNVSSYGEELEEVSDYVNTAVCTVDKMSATSDKKCGSFTQCFLPVAVSWVILLVILVLHIYFTSVISGNINKLTAENQKLKTQNQELKTEKNKLTEQIRNIENNVTVTQQIIDAYCPIKDGNRQCKPCLDGWMHHQSSCYAINTPDTAGQKTWEEAQENCRGKNSDLAVIVNVDEKTFISDNSWESSGDKGYWIGLRAEDRKWKWIDRSDLAEK; this is encoded by the exons AGGAACTTGAGGAAGTAAGTGACTACGTTAATACAGCTGTGTGCACTGTGGACAAGATGTCAGCCACCTCAG ATAAGAAGTGTGGCTCCTTCACTCAGTGTTTTCTACCAGTAGCAGTGAGTTGGGTGATACTGTTGGTAATCTTGGTCCTTCATATCTACT TTACATCTGTCATCTCTGGAAACATCAACAAGCTGACCGCAGAGAACCAgaagctgaagacacaaaaccAGGAGCTGAAGACAGAGAAGAACAAATTAACAGAACAAATACGAAACATAGAGAACAACGTTACTGTCACCCAGCAGATCATTGATGCCTACTGCCCAATAAAAGACGGAA acagacagtgtaAACCTTGCCTGGATGGCTGGATGCACCACCAGTCCAGCTGTTACGCAATCAATACCCCTGATACTGCTGGTCAGAAAACCTGGGAGGAAGCTCAAGAGAACTGCAGAGGAAAGAATTCAGACTTGGCTGTAATAGTTAATGTAGATGAAAAG ACATTCATCAGTGATAACAGTTGGGAAAGTTCAGGAGACAAAGGCTACTGGATTGGACTGAGAGCTGAAGACAGGAAATGGAAGTGGATCGATCGAAGTGATCTGGctgaaaagtaa